Genomic DNA from Rhodothermales bacterium:
GCAGACGCTCATCCGCGAAATGGCCTTCACGACACTCAACCGCTTCGTGGCGCTCAAGATGCTGGAGGCTCGGGACCTCGTTCACGAATGCGTCTCAAACGGAGAGCAGTCAGCTGGATTCACCGAGTTCGTCGCTCTGTCTCCAGGACTTGTCGCTCTGCCGGACAACGGATATCGCCTATATCTGGAAAGCCTGTTTGACGAGATCGGGCAGGAAATCAAGGTCCTCTTCGATCGGAGTAACGCCGCAAGTCTACTCTGGCCAGATCGCCGCACTCTCCTCGAGCTACTCGGTATTCTGAACGACACCGAGCTCGCCGGCGTCTGGGTCAAGGACGAGACGCTCGGATGGGTCTACCAGTTCTTCAACAGCGAAAAGGAGAACAATGAGGCGAAGTACGATCGCGATGGTCGTCCTAAGCCACCACTCGACAGTCGCGAGCTGGCAGTCAGGAATCAGTTCTTCACGCCTGAATATGTGGTCCGGTTTCTGGTGGACAACACCCTAGGACGGCTTTGGATGGAGATGCGTGAAGGGAGATCGAGCATTGCACAGCGATGTCGTTTTCTTGCAGTTCCGGCGGGCTCGCAGCATCAGTCAAGATCGCCCGAACAGGATGATGACACCGGGTCGCTTCCAAGGCGTGAGAAGAAGGACCCCCGAGATATCCGAGTGCTGGATCCGGCATGTGGATCAGGGCACTTTCTGCTCTACGCCTTTTCTCTCTTCCAGACGATCTATGAGGAAGCATGGGGTGATCCGGATAGCCCGCCATCCAAGTTGACAGGGTCGACGCTCCGGGCCGACTTCCCTGAACGCCGGGACCTCCTGCGACAGGTTCCCCAGCTTGTGCTTGCCCACAATCTGTATGGCGTTGATATTGACAGTCGCACCGCTCAGATCGCAGCTCTCGCGCTGTGGATGCGGGCACAAACCGCTTGGGCCCAACAAGAGACGGCAAGGAATTATCGACCGGCTATTCGCCGGACGAACATCGCCATCGCGGAGCCCATGCCCGGCGGCAGTGAGCTTTGGGAGGCATTCACGTCCGGGCTGACGCCTCCGGCTCTTCGACACCTGGCGGACGAGGCATTCAAGCAGACCCAGATTGCCGATGAAGCTGGGATGCTGCTCAAGATTGAGCGCAACATCCAGGGGGCGATCCGAGAAGCTCAAGAGCGCTGGGAGTCGCGCCCCAGACAGCTAGAGCTTGTGCCTGGGCAGCCTGATCAACGGGCCGATACCGAGCTGTTCGACGTCAACAACCTCCCCCCGGCCGACTTCTGGTTACACGCGGAGTCTAAGATCTACCGAGCGCTTCGCGACTACGCTGAGGGAGGCAGGGTCGGCTCCCAGCTCCAACGTCGACTCTTCGCCGAAGACACGGCTGCCGGCATCGCATTCATCGACGTCTGTCGACTACGGTACGACGTGATCGTCATGAACCCTCCGTTCGGGACCGCAACGCCGAAGTTGGCGGCCTTTATCGAACAGGAGTACCCAAGCAGCAAGCAGGACCTGTTTGCTCCTTTCGTGGAGCGCGCCGTGACCTCGCTTGGACGGGGTGGCCTCGTGGGAGTGCTTTCTACGGAAATGGGCTTCTTCAGACGTACGTCCGAGCCATGGCGACGACGGGTCCTACTTGCTCGCTCCAGCTTGACCCTGATGGCACACCTGGGAGGGCACGTCCTCGATGGTGCGACGGTACGCACAGCAGCCTACGTGCTCAAGGCAGAGGAAAACGATGAGGAGGCGACCTTCCTTAGGCTTTTTGGGCTGCCCGACAAAGAGGATGCTCTAGGACAGGCTATTCGCGATGTAGTTGACGGGCAGGAGAACGAATTGGTGTTTCGTTGCCCTCAGGATGAGTTCGAGAAGCTGCCTTACGCTGCATTCGGGTACTGGTGCTCTCCAGCTCTTCGCGACGCTTTTGTCGACCTGCCGAGACTTGAGGAGAATCACGCCAGCGTACGCGTCGGGCTTCAGACCAGCGACGACTTTCGGTTCCTCAGGTTGAGGTGGGAAGTCCCAGCAGCCCACCTCGGAACCACGTGGCTGCCTTTCGCGAAAGGCGGCGAGTACAGTCCTTACCACGATGATGTTCACCTGCAGGTGAATTGGGGAGACGATGCCCGAGAGCTCAACGCTTGGGGGCATGGGGTGCTTAGAAACACTCAGCACTACACGAAGCCGGGATTGACCTGGCCTAGGCGAACGAACAAGCGATTCGCCCCGAGGGCACTGGCTGGGTCCTGCGCCTTCGGGGACAAGGGCCCCGCGATTGTTGAGATCAACGGGGAGCCCCTTGCCCTTCTGGCCCTGCTGAACAGCCGCCCGCTCTCGTACTTCATCAGCCTCAGCCTGGGCGCAGCCGAGGCCGAAGGAGGTGCCGGGGCGAATTCGTATGAGGTTGGCCTTGTCCAGCGCCTGCCTATCCCCGCCAGCGCGGTCTCGGATCCTCTGCTCGCCGACCTAGGCCGTCGAGCCTGGCTGTTGCGAGCGGAGGCAGACACACGCGACGAGTCGACCGCGCTTTTCTGCTCTCCGCTTGCCCCACTAAGCGATTTCGCTGGGCCGACCGACGTTGCCAGACGACTCCTTGAGCGCGAGAAGGAACTGTCGGATGCCTACGTGGAGCTGCAACACGAAATCGACGAGAAGGTCAGGCAGCACTACAATCTCGCGCTTTCCGACTGGAAGGCGATTGTAGAAGAAATCCCAGACGTGCATGTGCCTGAGGTCCTGGCGGCCGAAGACCCTCGAGCGAACGAATCCTTCGCCGCCCGCCTCGTCCAGTACCTTCTAGGTGTTGCGTTCGGGCGCTGGGATCTTCGCATCGCATCAGGAGACTTGGCTACGCCGCCCCTGCCGGACCCGCTCGCACCTCAACCCCATCGCCCGCCGGGCATGCTGACGCCGTCAGTAGAGGAGGCAGAAGTAGGTCTGGGAGGCCAGGACAATGACACTTTTCTCGGTGGGGTCCTTGTTGACGACCCCGGACATGAGCTGGACCTCTCGAGGCAGCTTTCCCGGTCACTCAAGGCACTATTTCCCGCCGAAGGAGATCCTGCTGAGAGCGTGGCCGGCATGCTTGGTGAGTCCGATCTCACCACATACTTCCGGAAATCCAAGGGTCTTTTTGCCCTCCACCTCAGGACATACAGCAAATCGAGGCGCAAAGCCCCCGTCTACTGGCAGCTCTCCACTCCATCTAGCTCATACTCGATTTGGTGCTACTACCACCGCTTCAATCGCGACACCTTCTATCAGCTGGCAAACGACCTCGTCCGGCCGAAGGTTGAACACGAAGAACGCAGGCTGACCTCCCTTCGACAGGAAATCGGCTTGAATCCCTCAACGCAACAACGAAGGGGGCTTCAGGCCCAGCAAGAATTCGTGGCGGAGCTTCGCGGGTTCCTAGCCGAAATCGAGAGAATCGCACCGCTGTGGAATCCAGACCTCAACGATGGTGTGGCCGTCAACTTTGCTCTGCTCTGGCGACTAGTGCCGCAGCACAAAGCCTGGCAACGCGAGTGCAGGACGGTTTGGGACAAGCTAGTCAGAGGCGACCTCGACTGGGCTCACCTGGCCATGCACCTATGGCCCGAACGCGTTGTGAGGAAATGCAGGAAGGAACGAAGCTTGGCGATCGCCCATGGCCTCGAAGCCGCGTTCTGGTACGAAGACAGCGGCGGCAAATGGAAGCCCCGAGAGATTACTCCGGCGCGAGTCGATGAGTTGATCGCAGAACGTTCGTCCGCAGCGGTCAAGGCCGCCCTTGAAGGTTTGTTGACCGCACCTGCTCCAAGCGGAGGCAATAAGCGTGGACGCAATCGCCGAACCACATGAGCCGTTCATTCACCAACTACCTCGCGGACCAGCTTGACCGTAGGCTTCGGGATCACCGCGTGGTCGTGTTCTACGACCCCCGAGAGGAGTTCGCCTCTTTCATCGACGGGCATCAGGTTGTTGGGACAGGGCTTGGTGGTCTTCCCCGGATTGTTGTAGGAGACTCCATCTCGCACCTGGCACGATTTGAAGGGTCATTCTTTTCGCTGAAGACCAGTTTGGAACCTGTCGTAGAGGCCGAAAGACCTGAGGCAGTCCTGGTCTATGTGCCGGGGGTAGAGCGTGATCGACAGGGCTCGGTCCTGATGGAGCTCGAAGTTGCCGGCGAGTGCTACGAACCGCAGCTGAGGCGACTTGCCCGCAACCTGCTCCGAACGCGGTTCACCGACGGTGACATCGATGAGATGCTGGCACCCGATGCCCTCACATTTCAGGACATCGAGCGCTTGCTGGAGCAAGAAGGCGGCGACAAGGGCTCGATGCTCAAGCTTGTTCTGGGCTCAGGGAGCAGTGAATCCTTGATCTGCAAGTGGCTGGCGACCGATGACTACGATGCCAACCTGGAGTCCAAGGTGGCTCAGCCTGAACTCTACCGTCTCATTCATGCCCGACTGGGGCTGCCGATCGAGAGATCCGTTTCGCTGGCAAAAGCACGAAAGCAGACGCTTCGGTTCGTGCTGGTCAACGAGTTTCGGCAGGACCTTACCGGCAATCCTCCTGATTGCATCTCGCTTGTGCCAGAACCGACCACTTCAGAAGCGCGTCAGCGCATCGGGTCGGTAGCGGAGGAGCTCAGGAAGCTCGGCGAGGGGTACATCGCCCAGGCCGACGCTATTGAAGCAGAGCTTGATCTCTCGGACGCAATCGTGAACCCGGAGGAGCTTGGCTCAATCGACACGTTTCGATTCGAGGAGAGGGTGCTACTTGGCTTTGCGGCGAAGCTCATTTCAGACGGTCGGCATGAAGAAGCACTCGCGATTGTCTCGGGACGGGGACACAGCTTCTGGGTCGATCATCCGAGCTTTCTAGACCGGCTTGCGCAGTGGGAGGCCTGTCGGCTTGCGGCGGAGCTCGGGTCCTTGGTTAGTGAGTTGACCCCGGCGATCAAGATGGTCAGCGGTGGAGCGGCAGAGTGGATAGGCGCGTACACGAAACAGGATGGCTGGTATAGAGCAGACCAGACGCAGCGTGCGCTGGAGCACTGGGTGGCCAGCATGGAAGACGAGCCGGAGGAGCCACTCGCGAAGGCGCTTTGGGTGGTTCGCCGAGGCCACGAGGAACTCCTCGAGCAAATGGCCCACGGGTTCACCAAGGCCCTGGTGGAATCGTCCTGGACCGTACCCGAGGTGCTCCATCAGACTCAGATTTATTCGGACCTCGTTGAGCCCAAGTCAGGCACCGTCGCCTACTTCTTCGTCGACGCAATGCGGTTCGAAATGGGGGCGGATCTCGTACAGCAGCTGGACAACGCCTCGGAGCTGGTCCTCCAGCCCGCAGTCGGCGTGCTGCCTTCTATCACCCCGCTCGGAATGGGGGCTCTCCTTCCTGGAGCATCCGGCGGCTACTCGGTCGTGGAGCACAAGCAGCGACTGGCATCTCAGATCGGGGGTCAGGTCCTACCCGATCTTGCTAAAAGGCAGAAGTACCTCAGGTCCGTTCGGCCGGACTCAGTCGATATGGACTTGGGTTTCCTCCTGCAGAAGTCGATCAAAGCGCTCAGGACGAAGATTGTTGGTGCAGATCTCATAGTCGTCCGCTCGCAGTCAATCGATGGGTTGGGGGAGATGGATGGCGGCCTCCTCGCCAGGCAGATCATGGACACGGTGGTGGGGAATATCGCCCGGGCGGTCCGCAAGCTTGCCAAAGCGGGCGTGGCGCATTTCGTCATTACCAGCGATCACGGCCACCAGTTCTCCATTCGCAAGGCTGAGGACATGATGATGGACAAGCCAGGCGGCGACACGATCGACCAGCATCGACGATGCTGGGCCGGACGCGGCGGCCAGACGTCGGCAGCAAGCGTCAGAGTCAGCGGTGCGCAGCTTGGCTATCAGACCGACCTTGACTTCATCTTCCCAGCCGGACTAGCAGTATTCAGATGTGGTGGCGATCTGGCTTTCCATCATGGTGGCTGTAGCCTCCAGGAATTAGTCATCCCTGTAATCTCGCTGCGCATGCCGACGGGAGAGCCAGAAACAGCCGGCAGCAATACCGTAGTGGCAGAGGGCTACCCCAGAGTCCTCACCAATCGCACCTTTGGTTTCCGCCTCGTCCGCGAGACGGAAATGTTCAATCCGGAGCCCATCTCAGCCAGAGTAGTCCTAATAGGAGATGGACAGGAGGTTGGACGCGCCGGAATGGCAACCGGGGCGCAGTTCGACCGCGCCACGGCGACTTTGCAGCTCCCGCCCGGGAGCTCAGTTAGTGTAGGGATGATGCTCACCCGCGAAACCAGCAAGAAGGTTCGCATCGTTGTGATGGACCCGGCTTCGGACACCATCCTTGCTCAGTCCGACGAAATTGAGATCGGTGAACTGATATGACAGAACGCATAGCCGTTGGGCGTGATGAGTTAGACGACAAGGTCAACAGGGTCTTCGCGGGCAAGGTGGTGCGTAAAGACCTAGTTCGAAAGGTGAAGGTGGGCGCTAACGTGCCGGTCTTCGTGCTGGAGTACCTACTGGGCAAATACTGCGCATCGTCCGATGAGACCGCGATCCAGATGGGGTTGCAGGTCGTCAACGATACACTCAGCGAGAACTACATCCGTCCCGACGAAGCCACCAAGGCGCAGAGCCGGGTCAAGGAACAGGGAAGCCACACGTTCATCGACAAGGTGAAAGTGCGGCTGGTCGATTCACAATACTGGGCCGAAGTATCCAACTTCGGTCACAAGTACGTCCATATCCCCACGCACTACGTCCGCGACTTCGACCGCATCCTGATGGGGGGTATCTGGGCGCAGGTCGAGATGCAGTGGGACGACACCGATGAGAAGGCCCCTTTCCGCATCGCCCGCCTAACGCCAATTCAGCTCGCCTCCTTCAAGTTGGACGACTACCGGAGCGGCCGACGGGAGTTCACAACGGACGAGTGGGTGGACTTCATGCTTCGCAGCATGGGGTACGAGCCCTCGGTGATGGAGCGCAGGATGAAGCTGCTATTCCTCACCCGCCTCATTCCCTTGTGCGAGCGCAACTACAATCTTGTTGAGCTCGGACCTCGCGGGACTGGCAAGAGCTACGCCATTCAAGAACTGTCCCCGTACTCGGCGCTCCTGACCGGTCCGACCACGGTGGCGAACCTATTTGGACACATGTCCGGCCGGCACAAGGGCATGGTGCAGATCTGGGACGTAGTGGGGTTCGACGAGGTGGCAGATCTGCAGAAGATGCCAAAGGAGGTCATCACTACGATGAAGACCTACTGCGAGTCAGGCCAGTTTCAGCGAGGAAGCGAGTCTGAGGCCGGGTACGCCAGCATCGCCATGTTCGGCAATACGCAACAGCCGATAGACGTGATGGTCCAGTCAGGGCACCTCTTTGCACCGATGCCCGACGTTATTCGCGACGACATGGCGTTCATTGACCGGCTGCACTTTTACCTGCCGGGCTGGGAGATGCCGAAGATGCGCAATGAGCACTTCACCGATCGCTACGGCTTCGTGGTAGACTATCTGGCCGAAGCGCTGCGAGACCTAAGGAAGCACAACTTCACCGAGATCATCGACCATCACTTCTCGCTCGGAGCCCACCTGAATGCACGTGACCGCAAGGCCGTCCGGCGATCGGTATCAGGTCTGGTGAAAATCCTCTATCCCCATGGAGAGGTGTCGCGAGAGGACTTGGAGGAAATCCTGGATCTCGCGGTAGAAGGTCGCCGTCGAGTGAAGGAGCAGCTCAAGAAGATGGGCTCCTTCGAGTACTACCACACCTCGTTCAGCTACCAGGACAATACCACGGGCGAGGAGCGGTTTGTCGGCGTACCCGAGCAGGGCGGCCGAGATCTGATATCGGCCGATCCGCTACCACCGGGGACAGTCTATGCGGCAAGCGTGAGTGGGGACGGGACCGTCGGACTGTATCGCCTCGAAATCAGCATATCCACTGGCACTGGCAAGCTTAAGGCCGCCGGTGGACTGAGCGGTAGCATCAAGGAATCCGTCAACCGTGCCTTTAGCTACCTCAAATCCCAGAAGAACGCGTTCGGCATTGCGAGAGAGTTCGACACATCCGACTTCCACGTGGAGGCCATCGACCTACTAGGTAACAAGGTTGAAGCCGAGGTCGGTGTCGCGTTTCTCGTCGCGGCCTTCTCCGCGCTCCGGAAGCTCTCCCCCCAGCCGGGACTGCTAGTGCTCGGGGATATGAGCATTCAGGGCAATGTGAAGCCGGTCAGGTCCCTGGTTGAGCCACTCCAGGTAGCGATGGACAATGGAGCCAAACGGGCCCTGATCCCGATCGAGAACAAGCGGAGCTTCTTCGATGTGAGCGCCGAAGTGCTAGAGAACGTGGACCCGGTCTTCTATGGGGAGATGCGGCAGGCGGCGTTTAAGGGGTTAGGGCTGAACTAGGTCGTCGGAGTCCGCTGATCCATAACCTCTCTGAGGGGCGGATGTGCTGTGTCTCGGAAGCTCTCTCTATACCACCTAGGTAAATCCTTGAATGCGTAAGAAGAAGCGGGCGGTTCGGACCTACGTCCCAACGGAACGCTGCCCTCAATGTGGGCGAGCGGTCGCGTCCGAATTGCTGGACTCCCACCTCAGGAAGCGCTGTGGGCCATCGAAAGGCGAATTGCAGGAATTTGCCGACACGGGGTCGATCAAAGTCGAAAATGTGAGCCCGCGAAGCACCGGAGATCCAGATAGCTCGGAGATCTGCCCGAAATGCAAGTGCACAATTCACAAATCGAACCTCGACGCGCACCTAAAAAATCGCTGTCCAGCAATTCATGGAAATGGCAAGCGCACCCGTCGGAGGCGGCGGAGAAGGGCTCGGGGCAGCCACTTCAGTTTGAGTCCGGATGGATCGGAAGC
This window encodes:
- a CDS encoding PglZ domain-containing protein, encoding MSRSFTNYLADQLDRRLRDHRVVVFYDPREEFASFIDGHQVVGTGLGGLPRIVVGDSISHLARFEGSFFSLKTSLEPVVEAERPEAVLVYVPGVERDRQGSVLMELEVAGECYEPQLRRLARNLLRTRFTDGDIDEMLAPDALTFQDIERLLEQEGGDKGSMLKLVLGSGSSESLICKWLATDDYDANLESKVAQPELYRLIHARLGLPIERSVSLAKARKQTLRFVLVNEFRQDLTGNPPDCISLVPEPTTSEARQRIGSVAEELRKLGEGYIAQADAIEAELDLSDAIVNPEELGSIDTFRFEERVLLGFAAKLISDGRHEEALAIVSGRGHSFWVDHPSFLDRLAQWEACRLAAELGSLVSELTPAIKMVSGGAAEWIGAYTKQDGWYRADQTQRALEHWVASMEDEPEEPLAKALWVVRRGHEELLEQMAHGFTKALVESSWTVPEVLHQTQIYSDLVEPKSGTVAYFFVDAMRFEMGADLVQQLDNASELVLQPAVGVLPSITPLGMGALLPGASGGYSVVEHKQRLASQIGGQVLPDLAKRQKYLRSVRPDSVDMDLGFLLQKSIKALRTKIVGADLIVVRSQSIDGLGEMDGGLLARQIMDTVVGNIARAVRKLAKAGVAHFVITSDHGHQFSIRKAEDMMMDKPGGDTIDQHRRCWAGRGGQTSAASVRVSGAQLGYQTDLDFIFPAGLAVFRCGGDLAFHHGGCSLQELVIPVISLRMPTGEPETAGSNTVVAEGYPRVLTNRTFGFRLVRETEMFNPEPISARVVLIGDGQEVGRAGMATGAQFDRATATLQLPPGSSVSVGMMLTRETSKKVRIVVMDPASDTILAQSDEIEIGELI
- the brxL gene encoding protease Lon-related BREX system protein BrxL; amino-acid sequence: MTERIAVGRDELDDKVNRVFAGKVVRKDLVRKVKVGANVPVFVLEYLLGKYCASSDETAIQMGLQVVNDTLSENYIRPDEATKAQSRVKEQGSHTFIDKVKVRLVDSQYWAEVSNFGHKYVHIPTHYVRDFDRILMGGIWAQVEMQWDDTDEKAPFRIARLTPIQLASFKLDDYRSGRREFTTDEWVDFMLRSMGYEPSVMERRMKLLFLTRLIPLCERNYNLVELGPRGTGKSYAIQELSPYSALLTGPTTVANLFGHMSGRHKGMVQIWDVVGFDEVADLQKMPKEVITTMKTYCESGQFQRGSESEAGYASIAMFGNTQQPIDVMVQSGHLFAPMPDVIRDDMAFIDRLHFYLPGWEMPKMRNEHFTDRYGFVVDYLAEALRDLRKHNFTEIIDHHFSLGAHLNARDRKAVRRSVSGLVKILYPHGEVSREDLEEILDLAVEGRRRVKEQLKKMGSFEYYHTSFSYQDNTTGEERFVGVPEQGGRDLISADPLPPGTVYAASVSGDGTVGLYRLEISISTGTGKLKAAGGLSGSIKESVNRAFSYLKSQKNAFGIAREFDTSDFHVEAIDLLGNKVEAEVGVAFLVAAFSALRKLSPQPGLLVLGDMSIQGNVKPVRSLVEPLQVAMDNGAKRALIPIENKRSFFDVSAEVLENVDPVFYGEMRQAAFKGLGLN
- the pglX gene encoding BREX-1 system adenine-specific DNA-methyltransferase PglX, coding for MDKATRDAIRDATQRARQLLEGAYRDQLEGRYDILANGAPSLDQGNHLSASERHVRKKLLSALGHERLGGATATKAMQTLIREMAFTTLNRFVALKMLEARDLVHECVSNGEQSAGFTEFVALSPGLVALPDNGYRLYLESLFDEIGQEIKVLFDRSNAASLLWPDRRTLLELLGILNDTELAGVWVKDETLGWVYQFFNSEKENNEAKYDRDGRPKPPLDSRELAVRNQFFTPEYVVRFLVDNTLGRLWMEMREGRSSIAQRCRFLAVPAGSQHQSRSPEQDDDTGSLPRREKKDPRDIRVLDPACGSGHFLLYAFSLFQTIYEEAWGDPDSPPSKLTGSTLRADFPERRDLLRQVPQLVLAHNLYGVDIDSRTAQIAALALWMRAQTAWAQQETARNYRPAIRRTNIAIAEPMPGGSELWEAFTSGLTPPALRHLADEAFKQTQIADEAGMLLKIERNIQGAIREAQERWESRPRQLELVPGQPDQRADTELFDVNNLPPADFWLHAESKIYRALRDYAEGGRVGSQLQRRLFAEDTAAGIAFIDVCRLRYDVIVMNPPFGTATPKLAAFIEQEYPSSKQDLFAPFVERAVTSLGRGGLVGVLSTEMGFFRRTSEPWRRRVLLARSSLTLMAHLGGHVLDGATVRTAAYVLKAEENDEEATFLRLFGLPDKEDALGQAIRDVVDGQENELVFRCPQDEFEKLPYAAFGYWCSPALRDAFVDLPRLEENHASVRVGLQTSDDFRFLRLRWEVPAAHLGTTWLPFAKGGEYSPYHDDVHLQVNWGDDARELNAWGHGVLRNTQHYTKPGLTWPRRTNKRFAPRALAGSCAFGDKGPAIVEINGEPLALLALLNSRPLSYFISLSLGAAEAEGGAGANSYEVGLVQRLPIPASAVSDPLLADLGRRAWLLRAEADTRDESTALFCSPLAPLSDFAGPTDVARRLLEREKELSDAYVELQHEIDEKVRQHYNLALSDWKAIVEEIPDVHVPEVLAAEDPRANESFAARLVQYLLGVAFGRWDLRIASGDLATPPLPDPLAPQPHRPPGMLTPSVEEAEVGLGGQDNDTFLGGVLVDDPGHELDLSRQLSRSLKALFPAEGDPAESVAGMLGESDLTTYFRKSKGLFALHLRTYSKSRRKAPVYWQLSTPSSSYSIWCYYHRFNRDTFYQLANDLVRPKVEHEERRLTSLRQEIGLNPSTQQRRGLQAQQEFVAELRGFLAEIERIAPLWNPDLNDGVAVNFALLWRLVPQHKAWQRECRTVWDKLVRGDLDWAHLAMHLWPERVVRKCRKERSLAIAHGLEAAFWYEDSGGKWKPREITPARVDELIAERSSAAVKAALEGLLTAPAPSGGNKRGRNRRTT